A window of the Shinella zoogloeoides genome harbors these coding sequences:
- the minE gene encoding cell division topological specificity factor MinE: MNPFRFFSRNQSAPAARERLQVLLAHERASTGDSDLVNKLRDEILKAISKHMQVDDEKVSIKMERGAQVSTLAVDIEIPFDAGKKAA, encoded by the coding sequence ATGAACCCGTTCCGTTTCTTCTCCCGCAACCAGTCGGCCCCGGCAGCGCGCGAGCGCCTGCAGGTGCTGCTCGCCCACGAACGGGCCTCCACCGGCGACTCGGACCTCGTCAACAAGCTGCGCGATGAAATCCTGAAGGCGATTTCCAAGCACATGCAGGTCGACGACGAGAAGGTTTCCATCAAGATGGAACGCGGCGCGCAGGTCTCGACCCTCGCCGTGGACATCGAGATCCCGTTCGACGCCGGCAAGAAAGCCGCCTGA